The Desulfovibrio sp. genome segment CTCGAGCAGGTGCAGAGCTGGCAGCAACAGGGCAGCATCGAATACCTTGGCGAAACCCGCGACGTGCGCCCCTATGTGGCAGCAGCCCATGTACTTGTGCTGCCCTCGTGGCGCGAAGGAACGCCCACCTCCATCATGGAAGGCATGAGCATGGGCCGCCCTGCCGTGGTAACAGACGCGCCGGGCTGCCGCGAGGTTGTGCGCCCCGGCGTCAACGGCTATCTTGTGCCCATACGCGATCCGCAGGCGCTTGCCAGCGCCATGGAAGCCTTTATCACCTGCCCGCAGGACATTGCCCGCATGGGACAGGCAGGGCGAGAACTGGCCCTGAGTGAATTTGACGCCGAAAAAGTGGCTGCGCGCATTCTTGAAGACATGCACGTTCCCGCCATTGAGGACACACTATGATAAGCACTTACCGCATGGCCCTCTTGCAGACGCTTGACCTGGTCTGCATTCTGCTGGCCCTCAGCATTACCGGTTTTTTGACGGTAGAGCCGGATCTGAGCATTTTTCACGACTACACGGGCGCCACGCTCTTTACGATCTTTTTCTACATGCTCTTTTTCTACATTCTTGATGCCTACAGCGTGGGCAACGAGGATTTCAAGGAAACCGTAGGCCGTGTGCTTGTGGCCTGCCTTCTGGGCATCATTTCTTCGGCCACCGCGTCCTACGCTTTTCAGCACTGGCGCTTTGACCGCGAGACCGTGGCCATGCTTTTCATGATGTCGCTCTGCTTTTCACTGGGCTGGCGCTGGATATACCACCTCAACGCCGAAAAACTCACCCACCCCCTGCGCATACTGCTGGTGGGTGTAGACCGCGCGGGCAAGGTACGCCAGCTGCTGGCCGAAGGCCTGCCCAAGGCCGAGATTCTTGGCTATGTGGGCGAACGCGATCAGGGCCCCGACGCTGGACCGTGCCTTGGCGCGCCCTTTATGGCGCTGGATATTGCCAAGGAAAAGCAGGCCACCATGATTCTGCTGCTGCCCGACGCGCCCATTGACGACGACATAGCCCGCGACCTGCTTGAAGCAAAGCTGCGCGGCAGCATGGTTGTAGACATCCGCAGCTTTTACGAACATGTGGTGCAGCGCCTGCCGCTCTCGCAGATCAACGACGAATGGCTGCTGCAGACCGAGGGCTTTTCGCTCAATACCCGCGGCTCGCTGCGCCGTCTCAAGCGCGCGCTTGACGTGCTGATTTCGCTGCTGCTGCTCATACCCGCTGCGCCCATCATGCTGATCACGGCCATTATTGTGCGGCTGGAGTCTCCCGGCCCGGTCATTTACAAACAGGACCGCGTGGGCCTTTTTGAAAAGGAATTTACGGTCTACAAATTCCGCTCCATGCGCGCCGATGCGGAAAAGAACGGAGCCGTGTGGGCCAGCGCCCAGGACGCCCGTGTGACCAAGTTTGGCAAGTTTATCCGCAAGGTACGCATAGACGAACTGCCCCAGATATGGAACATCCTTAAAGGGGACATGAGTTTTATCGGCCCCCGGCCCGAGCGCATGGCCTTTGTGCGCCAGCTCAAGGAAAGCATACCCTACTATACCCTGCGCCACACTGTTAAGCCGGGGCTCACGGGATGGGCGCAGGTATGCTACCCTTACGGCGCCTCCGAAGAAGACGCGCGCCGCAAGCTGGAATATGACCTGTACTACATCAAGAACATGTCCATCCTGCTGGACATCAACATTGTCTTTAAAACCGTAGGCGTAGTGCTCTTTCCCAAGGGCGCGCGCTAGCAAGCCCTGCCCAGGACAAATTGCGCAAACAGAAATCCCCGTGAGCAGACCTCACGGGGATTTCTTCTGCTTTACAAACCGCAGAGCTAAGACAGCGCCGCTGCAATGCGCTCGGTAGATTCCTTAATATATCGCGCAAAGTTGTTGCCGCTGATGGCTGGTGAAAACAGATAGCCCTGAATGATCTTGCAGCCGTTTTCAGCCAGGAATTCGGCCTGCTCCCGTGTTTCCACGCCCTCGGCCACTGTGGCCATGCCCAGACCATTGGCCAGGGTAAGCACGGTTCTGACCAACTCGTTGGAAGCGTTGGCGGGCGCATTGATGCCGTCAATGAAGGACTTGTCGATCTTGAGGCTGGCAATGGGCAGGGTGTGCAGATAGTAGAGCGATGAATAGCCCGTACCAAAATCGTCCAGATAGATCTTTATGCCCTGCTCGCTCAAGGCGGCGATAGCCCGCGAGGCCTCGGCCATGTTGGACATGAAGGCAGTCTCGGTTATTTCGATGCCAATATGCTCCGGCCGCACATCCTCGCGCCCCAGCACGTCCAGCACATCATCCACAAATGATTCGGCAATGATGCTGCGACCAGACATATTGACCGCCACCCGCACATTGCCCAACCCCTGATCCTTCCATTCTCGATGCTGCCTGCACGCACGGCGCAGCACGTACATGTCGAGCCGCCGCACGAGCCCGGTTTCTTCTGCCAGAGGAATAAAGACAGCTGGCGACACCCAGCTGCCGTCGGGGCGTTTCCAGCGCACCAGGGCCTCGCAGCCTGCCAGTGATTTTTCGGCAATGCTGATCTTGGGCTGGTAGTAGACATCAAATGCGGCGCTGTCCATGGCTCTGAACATTTCGGTTTCGAGGGCCATACGGTCATTGGCGGCCACGGTCAGATCTTCGGTAAAGAAGTCATAGGTGTTCTTGCCCTTGGCCTTGGCCCTGTACATGGCAAGATCTGCGCTTTGCAGGAGCGCCTCCATGGTGCCGCCGTTGTCCGGGTAACAGGCAATGCCAATGCTGGCGCTGAGGTATATGGAATAATCATCCACATAAAAGCAGCGGTTAAGTGAGCACAGCACGTTCTTTGCCAGCGCTTCAATCTGGTTTTTGCTGTGCACCCTGCCTGCAACAATTACAAATTCATCGCCCCCGGTTCGGGCCACGCAGTCATCCTGCCGCGCAAGATAGGTCAGCCGCTCTGCGGCCTGGCGCAACAGCTTGTCGCCCAGCGAATGCCCAAAGCTGTCGTTGACCTGTTTGAACCGGTCAAGATCTATAAGCAGAACCCCCACCATACCGCCGGTGATGCTGGCCTCGCGCAGGGCATCCAGCAGTTTTTCTTCGGTCAGCGACTTGTTGGCCAGCCCGGTGAGCACGTCGTGGTTGGCTCTGTAGGCCAGTTCCTTTTCCATGGCCGAACGTTCAGAAATATCCAGCAGCGAAATAACAGAGAGCCCGCTGCCCGGTATCCTGGCCAGCGTCACGAGCACGTTTGCGGTTTTGCCGCCGTGCGTGATGAGCTCTGTTTCAAACTTTTCGCGGGTATGGCTGGCATCTGCTGCAAAGAGCTGCTGCGGGGCAAACAGGCTTTTGCTCAGGAACCTGCTTATGAACAGCTTGCCCTCAATTTCATCAGAAGGCAGGCCCACCAGATTGGAAAACTCCGTATTGGTCAAAAAGATCAGCCCCGTACTGCTGATAACCGCCGTGGCTGTGCCCGTGTTCATGAACAGGGTCTTGTAGCGTTCTTCCGACCGTTGCAGCTCCTGACGGGTTGTCTCAAGATCAGTGATATCCACGAACGATTCCAGATAAATTTCCTCACCGTTCATCTGAATGGCGCGTACAGACTTAACAATAGTTTTCTGCGTGCCGTCGGTAGCCACCAGTTTGCCAGCCAGCAATTCGGCCCTGGAGTGCCCGTTGACCATGGGGCACAGGTCTACCCCCCTGGGGCAGACAAATTCGTGGCAGGCCTTGCCCACAATTTCTTCCGTGGGCAGGCCGATAAATTTCTGGGCAAAGGCGTTGATGCTGCGAATTTTCAGGCTACCGGGCTCTATGGTGATAACACCAGCCTGCAGGGTATCGAGCGTTTGCTGCAAAAACTTTTCGTTTGATTGCAGGGCATCGATCATACTGTTGATCTTGAGAGAAAGATCAAAGATCTCGTCGTCGCCTCCAATCTCTATTTTTTTCAGTGTCGTGCTGCTTTTTTCTATGTGCTGCGCCTGACGCTGCATGGATAGTATGCGCCGTAGTATCTGCTTTTCCGTAAAATACAGAAAGGCCACCAGCATGCTCATGCCGGTAATGACAATGAGAATGAAATTCTGCATGAACATGCGCTTGCCGAGCTGCGCTATCTCCCTGTCCGTGACAAGGCGCAGACAAAAGGCAGAACAGTCAAACACATCACGTACTACAGAGTACGAATTGACCGCACCGTCTTCGCGCACAGTTTTAAATCCTGTTACGTCATCCGCCGCTGTGGGCACAGTGTTGAACACATCCACCGGCAGTATGGAAAAGTGCAGAAGGGTGTCGTGCTCAGCATCCCTTATAAATTCCGCGTCCATGGCGCGCGTCATAAAGACCACGCCGTTGGGCGGCAGCAGCATGGCAGTATCGCGTATTTTCTGGGCTGCCATTATATGCGGCACGCCGCCGATCATCAGTATGCCTTTCATGCCTTCATCGGCGCTGCTCATAAGCTTGCGGGTCAGCAATGCAAAAAGTCTTTGCGCTTCGCCCGATTGGCCCGGTGCCCAGTTTTCCGTTGCGTCTTCTACAAAGGCCGCGTGCACCCCCTCCCTGTCGTAATAGGCAATGGAAGACAGGTTGAGCTTCACAAGCATTTGTTGCTGCAAATTTGTTTTGACAAACTCGGGATCCATATACTGCATGAACCGGTAAGCATCGTCCCAACAGGCCCAGTCCACAGCGATATGACCTATCTGCACCTGTTGGGCATTAATGTGGTTGCGCAACTGCCGCATTTTTTCGCTTGAGGCATTGCCTTCAATGGTTTCTACCCCGCGCACAACGACAATTTCAGACGTAATGTATGAAATCATTATGAACAGGCCCACAATGGCCGCGCAAACAATAATGGAAAGATGCTTTATGCGCATAGGGAACCTGCCGGGCATTGGGCGCACGCAACACCGCCCTCAGGCATAAGGCGAAGCAAGGGATGCCCACCCGATGTGTGTGGAGAAACAGAGATGATGCGGCAAGGCCCGGTGCTCCCGGCTTGCCATTCCGCTGGCAACATTCGCATACCCTCTCCCGAAATATCTGGAAAAAGCACTGCCGCATTGGCGGATTCAATGATTACTGTTTTCAAGTTACCCTTTTACCCAAAATATTTCCACATATTGGCAGGCCATTTATTGGGCAGAGGTCGCAAAAAAGCCCGCGCTGGGCGGGCTTGCATAAAAAAACAAAATTTGCAGTGCAGCTTCGTCAGCCGATGCTGGGTTGACGTGACACCAGCTCTTCGAGCACCACGGCATCGGCAGGCAAAAAACCCAGGGCAAAAGCCTCCTGCGGTTCTACCCAGCGCAGGTTCTGCCCTTCCGCACCGCAGGGTTCGCCCGCAAACTCGGTCACATGAAAAAAGTAGATGCGCACGCCAAAACCGCGCTCTTCATATTCGTGGTCAAGACTTTTCCAGAACACGGCCTGCCGCACCCCGATGCCCAGCTCTTCGGCCAGCTCGCGCTTCAGGGCATCCAGCGGGCTTTCGCATGCTTCAAGCTTGCCGCCGGGAAATTCCCAGTACCCTTCCAGAGGTTTGTCACTCAGCCGCTGGCTGGCCAGAAACCTCTTGCCACGCCAGATGATGCCGGCTGCTACTTCTATATGCTGCATTAATTCCTCCGCATGGGGCCA includes the following:
- a CDS encoding sugar transferase, whose translation is MISTYRMALLQTLDLVCILLALSITGFLTVEPDLSIFHDYTGATLFTIFFYMLFFYILDAYSVGNEDFKETVGRVLVACLLGIISSATASYAFQHWRFDRETVAMLFMMSLCFSLGWRWIYHLNAEKLTHPLRILLVGVDRAGKVRQLLAEGLPKAEILGYVGERDQGPDAGPCLGAPFMALDIAKEKQATMILLLPDAPIDDDIARDLLEAKLRGSMVVDIRSFYEHVVQRLPLSQINDEWLLQTEGFSLNTRGSLRRLKRALDVLISLLLLIPAAPIMLITAIIVRLESPGPVIYKQDRVGLFEKEFTVYKFRSMRADAEKNGAVWASAQDARVTKFGKFIRKVRIDELPQIWNILKGDMSFIGPRPERMAFVRQLKESIPYYTLRHTVKPGLTGWAQVCYPYGASEEDARRKLEYDLYYIKNMSILLDINIVFKTVGVVLFPKGAR
- a CDS encoding EAL domain-containing protein, with the translated sequence MRIKHLSIIVCAAIVGLFIMISYITSEIVVVRGVETIEGNASSEKMRQLRNHINAQQVQIGHIAVDWACWDDAYRFMQYMDPEFVKTNLQQQMLVKLNLSSIAYYDREGVHAAFVEDATENWAPGQSGEAQRLFALLTRKLMSSADEGMKGILMIGGVPHIMAAQKIRDTAMLLPPNGVVFMTRAMDAEFIRDAEHDTLLHFSILPVDVFNTVPTAADDVTGFKTVREDGAVNSYSVVRDVFDCSAFCLRLVTDREIAQLGKRMFMQNFILIVITGMSMLVAFLYFTEKQILRRILSMQRQAQHIEKSSTTLKKIEIGGDDEIFDLSLKINSMIDALQSNEKFLQQTLDTLQAGVITIEPGSLKIRSINAFAQKFIGLPTEEIVGKACHEFVCPRGVDLCPMVNGHSRAELLAGKLVATDGTQKTIVKSVRAIQMNGEEIYLESFVDITDLETTRQELQRSEERYKTLFMNTGTATAVISSTGLIFLTNTEFSNLVGLPSDEIEGKLFISRFLSKSLFAPQQLFAADASHTREKFETELITHGGKTANVLVTLARIPGSGLSVISLLDISERSAMEKELAYRANHDVLTGLANKSLTEEKLLDALREASITGGMVGVLLIDLDRFKQVNDSFGHSLGDKLLRQAAERLTYLARQDDCVARTGGDEFVIVAGRVHSKNQIEALAKNVLCSLNRCFYVDDYSIYLSASIGIACYPDNGGTMEALLQSADLAMYRAKAKGKNTYDFFTEDLTVAANDRMALETEMFRAMDSAAFDVYYQPKISIAEKSLAGCEALVRWKRPDGSWVSPAVFIPLAEETGLVRRLDMYVLRRACRQHREWKDQGLGNVRVAVNMSGRSIIAESFVDDVLDVLGREDVRPEHIGIEITETAFMSNMAEASRAIAALSEQGIKIYLDDFGTGYSSLYYLHTLPIASLKIDKSFIDGINAPANASNELVRTVLTLANGLGMATVAEGVETREQAEFLAENGCKIIQGYLFSPAISGNNFARYIKESTERIAAALS
- a CDS encoding (deoxy)nucleoside triphosphate pyrophosphohydrolase; amino-acid sequence: MQHIEVAAGIIWRGKRFLASQRLSDKPLEGYWEFPGGKLEACESPLDALKRELAEELGIGVRQAVFWKSLDHEYEERGFGVRIYFFHVTEFAGEPCGAEGQNLRWVEPQEAFALGFLPADAVVLEELVSRQPSIG